In Rosa chinensis cultivar Old Blush chromosome 1, RchiOBHm-V2, whole genome shotgun sequence, a genomic segment contains:
- the LOC112182475 gene encoding protein GET4 has protein sequence MSKERAKRGTLPPAQEQIEKFEKVVEEGNYYGAQQLYKSISARYVAAQRYTEALDILQSGACIQLKHGQVTCGAELAALFVDTLVKARCPYDDATLVRVRTIYKQFPKIPVPQQLGDDDDVQRLSETLGTAKTCVEGCSSFLKAAIKWSAEFGAPRGGAPEIHVMLANYMYFESPEVDMVRVAQHFVRGNNPKEFASTLVHFMGKCYPGEDDVAIARAILMYLALGNLRDANALMDEIKKQVEAKQLEFPKSDLMQFINFLLETMLRDAFPLFNMLRSNFKSTLDREPSFHELLDEIAEKFYGVRCRNPLQGMGMFGEIFKMMGGD, from the exons ATGTCGAAGGAGAGAGCCAAAAGAGGCACACTGCCTCCAGCCCAAGAG CAAATTGAGAAATTtgagaaagttgtagaggaagGTAACTACTATGGAGCTCAGCAGCTGTACAAATCTATTAGTGCGAG ATATGTAGCTGCTCAGAGGTATACTGAAGCTTTAGATATTCTTCAGTCGGGTGCATGCATCCAGTTGAAACATGGGCAG GTTACGTGTGGGGCAGAGTTAGCCGCTTTGTTTGTGGATACACTTGTCAAAGCGAGATGCCCTTATGACGATGCAACCCTCG TTCGTGTCAGGACAATTTATAAACAGTTTCCTAAGATACCTGTGCCACAACAGTTGGGGGATGATGATGACGTGCAACGACTTTCTGAAACACTTGGGACAGCAAAAACATGTGTTGAAGGGTGCTCATCATTCCTAAAAGCTGCTATCAA GTGGTCTGCAGAGTTTGGTGCACCTAGGGGTGGGGCTCCAGAAATACATGTTATGCTAGCTAACTATATGTACTTTGAATCTCCTGAGGTG GACATGGTTAGAGTTGCACAACATTTTGTCAGAGGAAACAACCCAAAAGAATTTGCTTCTACTTTAGTACATTTCATGGGCAAG TGCTATCCAGGGGAAGATGATGTGGCAATTGCAAGGGCAATTTTAAT GTATTTGGCTTTAGGTAACCTGAGAGATGCCAATGCTCTCATGGATGAGATAAAAAAGCAAGTAGAAGCTAAGCAGCTTGAATTTCCTAAATCCGATTTGATGCAgttcattaattttcttttggaaac GATGCTGAGAGATGCTTTTCCTCTTTTTAATATGTTGAGATCGAATTTCAAATCAACCTTAGACAGAGAGCCTAGTTTTCACGAG TTGCTAGATGAAATTGCAGAGAAGTTTTATGGAGTAAGGTGCAGAAATCCTCTACAAGGGATGGGAATGTTTGGGGAGATCTTCAAG ATGATGGGAGGTGATTAG
- the LOC112182478 gene encoding uncharacterized protein LOC112182478, whose translation MSAEALQVAKVYRHLLKAVKNHVAKEDTKRHFRDYVTEEFRNNGKLSDLSSIQQKIKLARDYTYLLNSVHHQKDLLFSYNIAIDRSAEMKRVLGKSAASVGLQLPEVYQP comes from the exons ATGAGTGCTGAAGCTTTGCAAGTTGCTAAGGTATACCGCCACCTTCTCAAAGCTGTCAAGAACCACGTTGCCAAAGAAGACACTAAGCGGCATTTCAGAGATTATGTAACTGAAGAATTTAGGAACAACGGCAAACTGTCGGATCTATCTTCCATCCAGCAGAAGATTAAGCTCGCCCGTGATTACACTTATCTTCTCAACAGTGTGCACCATCAGAAG GACCTATTGTTCTCTTACAACATAGCCATAGACCGATCAGCTGAAATGAAAAGAGTACTTGGAAAGTCGGCTGCAAGTGTTGGTCTTCAACTTCCAGAGGTTTACCAGCCTTGA